A region of the Candidatus Poribacteria bacterium genome:
CTCACCCCAGGAGAGATAGGCTATCAAGCTGACGTGGATGTAGAGGACGTTCTCCCTTCCGACCTCCCTTCCGATATCCCGTATCGCCCACACGAAAGGGGGCGTTTCGAAATCGCCTATCGTCCCGCCGATTTCGGTGATAAGTATATCGGCGTTGCTCTCCCGGGCGAGCTGATATATTCGGCTCTTGATCTCGTTCGTTATATGGGGGATAAGCTGAACGGTCTGACCCAGAAACTCACCCCGCCTCTCCTTGGCTATGACCTCGCTGTAGACCGCTCCGCTGGTGAAGTTCGAATGCCTGGTAAGCTCTATGCCCAGAAACCTCTCATAATGGCCCAGATCCAGATCTGTTTCCGCCCCGTCGTTGGTGACGAACACCTCGCCGTGCTGGAACGGATTCATGGTCCCGGCATCGACGTTGATGTAAGGATCTATCTTCAGCGCCATGACCCTATAGCCTCGATTTATGAGCAATCTACCTAAAGCTGCCGTGGTTATCCCCTTACCTACCGATGAGACAACGCCACCTGTAACGAATATGTATTTCGTCACCTGAATCCCTCCAGATTAATCAAAATATCTCGCTCACTCTGAAGCTCAATCCCTCAAGCAGAGGTGATTCCAAGAGATCATCCCTCCCATATCTGCCATGTAGCACAAACCTCTCCCCTACCAACCTCAACACCTCTATCTCCCCCATCTCCGGATCGACTATCCACATCTCCTTCACCCCATGCCGTTCATATAGCCTCCTCTTATGTTCTCTGTCCAGGGTCCTGGTGGCCGGTGAGAGTATCTCAACCACAAGATCGGGTGCTCCTCCGATATAGTGCTCCCCGATGATGTGATATCTCTCCCTGAAGATGAACAGTATGTCAGGCTGAACCACGTCCCTCTCCGATAACACAACATCGCAGGGAGCGTAAAGCACTTCGCCTAATCCATTTTTCTCAACGAAGGCATCGATTATATGCTCTATCTTCTTAGATATCCTTTGATGATAGGGCGATGGTGCGGGTGCCATGAAAAGCTCTCCCTGTATGATCTGATACCTCTTCCCGTCATCGGGAAGTTTGAGATAATCCTGATATGTATATCCAACTTTCAGCGAGACCGCTTGTGTGCTCATGTCTTACCCTCGGAAAGCCTTCTTATAACCCTTTCCAAATCGGCAGGGGTGTCCACCCCTATGGTGGGGCGATCTGTTTCGATCACCCTGATCCTGTAACCGTTCTCCAGAAATCTCAGTTGTTCAAGCCCCTCAGCCCTTTCAAAGGGAGCGGGTTCAGCCTGAACAAACCATAGCAATGCCTCTTTCCTGTAGGCGTAAAGCCCGATGTGACCGAATGCGGGGGCATCCGGGTCCCAGGAGAGGGATTTATTTCCGGGGATAGGAGAGCGTGAGAAATACATGGCGAATCCGGATCTATCCACAACCACCTTCACCACGTTGGGATCTCGATAGAAATCCTCCGATCTTATCCTATAGACCAGGGTGCAGACGGGTATCGTTGGATCATCCAGGAGAGGTTGAACGATGGCATCCAACATCTCCGACTCAAGCAGCGGCTCATCTCCTTGAATGTTGAGAACGATCTCGCAATCCATCTCTCCGATCACCTCGGCGACACGATGGGTCCCCGTGGGGCAGTCCGGGGAGGTCATCACGACCTCCCCCCCGAATCCCTTAACCGCCTCATATATCCTCTCATCGTCCGTGGCGACGATGACCAGATCGATCGTTTGGGCCCTAAGGGATCTCTCATAGACGTGCTGGACCATCGGTTTGCCGAGGATATCGGCGAGGGCTTTGCCCTCAAACCGGCTCGATGCGTATCTGGCTGGGATAACCCCTACGACCCTCATAATATGGTCACCTCAACTTGACCGGCTCGTGGGTCTCGGCGGACCTGTATGCCGCCAAGGCCACCTCCAACGCTCGCAGCCCATCCTCGCCCGTTATCATGAAGGGACGATCCTCCTCGATACTCTCTATAAAGTCCGAGATCAGCCCCATATCCATGTTGTCTCCCCAGTAGATCCATTGGGCCTTCATGACCTTGTCGTTATAGAGGTCGAAATCCTGGGCGAAGGCGTCCAGGGAGATCACC
Encoded here:
- a CDS encoding Uma2 family endonuclease is translated as MSTQAVSLKVGYTYQDYLKLPDDGKRYQIIQGELFMAPAPSPYHQRISKKIEHIIDAFVEKNGLGEVLYAPCDVVLSERDVVQPDILFIFRERYHIIGEHYIGGAPDLVVEILSPATRTLDREHKRRLYERHGVKEMWIVDPEMGEIEVLRLVGERFVLHGRYGRDDLLESPLLEGLSFRVSEIF
- the kdsB gene encoding 3-deoxy-manno-octulosonate cytidylyltransferase, which gives rise to MRVVGVIPARYASSRFEGKALADILGKPMVQHVYERSLRAQTIDLVIVATDDERIYEAVKGFGGEVVMTSPDCPTGTHRVAEVIGEMDCEIVLNIQGDEPLLESEMLDAIVQPLLDDPTIPVCTLVYRIRSEDFYRDPNVVKVVVDRSGFAMYFSRSPIPGNKSLSWDPDAPAFGHIGLYAYRKEALLWFVQAEPAPFERAEGLEQLRFLENGYRIRVIETDRPTIGVDTPADLERVIRRLSEGKT